In Cupriavidus taiwanensis, the following proteins share a genomic window:
- the rplK gene encoding 50S ribosomal protein L11, producing MAKKIIGFIKLQIPAGKANPSPPVGPALGQRGLNIMEFCKAFNAQTQGMEPGLPVPVVITAFADKSFTFVMKSPPATVLIKKAAGITKGSPKPHTDKVGKITRAQAEEIAKAKNADLTAADLDAAVRTIAGSARSMGITVEGL from the coding sequence ATGGCCAAGAAGATCATTGGCTTTATCAAGCTGCAGATTCCGGCTGGTAAGGCAAATCCCTCCCCGCCCGTTGGTCCCGCACTGGGTCAGCGTGGTCTGAACATCATGGAGTTCTGCAAGGCGTTCAACGCCCAGACCCAGGGTATGGAACCCGGTCTGCCGGTGCCGGTGGTGATTACCGCCTTCGCCGACAAGAGCTTCACCTTCGTGATGAAGTCGCCGCCGGCGACCGTGCTGATCAAGAAGGCAGCCGGCATCACCAAGGGTTCGCCGAAGCCGCACACCGACAAGGTTGGCAAGATCACCCGCGCCCAGGCTGAAGAAATCGCCAAGGCCAAGAACGCTGACCTGACCGCCGCCGACCTGGACGCCGCCGTGCGTACCATCGCCGGTTCGGCTCGTTCGATGGGCATCACCGTGGAGGGTCTGTAA
- the secE gene encoding preprotein translocase subunit SecE encodes MANPNVETVNASSGKWMLGVAVLLVVAGVIGFYALAQQPSYVRGAALFGGIALGIVVALVSAPGKDFIGFAKESYREVRKVVWPTRKEAGQMTGLVFVFVVVMALFLWSADKLIEWVVFSLVLGWK; translated from the coding sequence ATGGCCAATCCCAATGTTGAAACCGTGAATGCCAGCAGCGGCAAGTGGATGCTTGGCGTCGCGGTGCTGCTGGTGGTGGCGGGCGTCATCGGTTTCTATGCACTGGCACAGCAACCGTCTTATGTACGTGGCGCCGCACTGTTCGGTGGTATTGCACTGGGTATCGTGGTTGCGCTGGTGTCGGCACCGGGCAAGGACTTTATCGGGTTCGCCAAGGAATCGTATCGGGAAGTTCGCAAGGTCGTCTGGCCGACGCGCAAGGAAGCCGGGCAGATGACGGGACTGGTCTTTGTCTTTGTCGTCGTCATGGCCCTGTTCCTGTGGTCGGCGGACAAGCTCATCGAGTGGGTGGTGTTCTCGCTCGTGCTGGGCTGGAAATAA
- the rplA gene encoding 50S ribosomal protein L1, with protein MAKVSKRVAANKAKIERTKFYPIDEALGLVKGCASAKFDESIDVAVQLGIDAKKSDQVVRGSVVLPAGTGKSVRVAVFAQGDKAEAAKAAGADIVGMEDLAEQVKAGNLNFDVVIASPDTMRIVGTLGQILGPRGLMPNPKVGTVTPDVAQAVKNAKAGQVQFRVDKAGIIHATIGRRSFEDAALKSNLAALLDALVKAKPATSKGVYLRKVAVSSTMGVGVRVDQATLAA; from the coding sequence ATGGCTAAGGTTTCCAAGCGCGTCGCCGCCAACAAGGCGAAGATCGAGCGTACCAAGTTCTACCCGATCGACGAGGCCCTGGGCCTGGTGAAGGGCTGCGCCTCGGCGAAGTTCGACGAGTCGATCGACGTGGCCGTGCAACTGGGCATCGACGCCAAGAAGTCGGACCAGGTGGTGCGTGGTTCCGTGGTGCTGCCCGCCGGTACCGGCAAGTCGGTGCGCGTGGCCGTGTTCGCCCAGGGCGACAAGGCCGAGGCCGCCAAGGCCGCCGGTGCCGACATCGTCGGCATGGAAGACCTGGCCGAGCAAGTCAAGGCCGGCAACCTGAACTTCGACGTCGTGATCGCCTCGCCGGACACGATGCGTATCGTCGGTACGCTGGGCCAGATCCTGGGCCCGCGCGGCCTGATGCCGAACCCGAAGGTCGGTACCGTGACCCCCGATGTGGCCCAGGCCGTGAAGAACGCCAAGGCCGGTCAGGTCCAGTTCCGTGTCGACAAGGCCGGTATCATCCACGCCACCATCGGCCGCCGTTCGTTCGAAGACGCCGCGCTGAAGAGCAACCTGGCGGCGCTGCTGGACGCGCTGGTCAAGGCCAAGCCGGCCACCAGCAAGGGCGTGTACCTGCGCAAGGTTGCGGTCTCGTCGACCATGGGCGTGGGCGTGCGTGTCGACCAGGCTACGCTGGCAGCCTGA
- the rplL gene encoding 50S ribosomal protein L7/L12: MAITKDDILEAVGAMSVMELNDLVKAFEEKFGVSAAAMAVAAAPGAAGAAAAEEQTEFNVILAEVGANKVGVIKAVREITGLGLKEAKDLVDGAPKPVKEGVDKAAAAEAKKKLEDAGAKVDVK; encoded by the coding sequence ATGGCAATCACCAAAGACGACATCCTGGAAGCCGTTGGCGCGATGTCCGTGATGGAACTGAACGACCTGGTCAAGGCGTTCGAAGAGAAGTTTGGCGTGTCGGCCGCTGCCATGGCCGTGGCTGCTGCTCCGGGCGCTGCCGGTGCTGCTGCTGCCGAAGAGCAGACCGAATTCAACGTGATCCTGGCCGAAGTCGGCGCCAACAAGGTTGGCGTGATTAAGGCTGTTCGCGAAATCACCGGCCTGGGCCTGAAGGAAGCCAAGGACCTGGTCGATGGCGCACCGAAGCCCGTCAAGGAAGGCGTGGACAAGGCTGCTGCTGCCGAAGCCAAGAAGAAGCTGGAAGACGCCGGCGCCAAGGTCGACGTCAAGTAA
- the rpoB gene encoding DNA-directed RNA polymerase subunit beta, with amino-acid sequence MAYSFTEKKRIRKSFAKRATVHQVPFLLATQIESYTQFLQADTPPARRKTEGLQAAFNAIFPISSHNGLARMEFVSYHLSNPPFDVKECQQRGLTFHSALRAKVRLIINDRENPGKVKEVKEQEVYMGEIPLMTSTGSFVINGTERVIVSQLHRSPGVFFEHDKGKTHSSGKLLFSARIIPYRGSWLDFEFDPKDILYFRVDRRRKMPVTILLKSIGLTPEQILAHFFVFDNFTLQSEGAQLEFVPERLRGEVARFDIADKNGRVVVEKDKRINAKHIRDLDSAGTKLISVPEDYLLGRVLAKNIIDPDTGEVIANANDELTEALLENLREAGVKQIQTLYTNDLDQGPYMSQTLRVDETVDQTAARIAIYRMMRPGEPPTEEAVEALFQRLFYSEESYDLSRVGRMKVNSRLGRPSGEGAMVLQDEDILETIKILVNLRNGKGEVDDIDHLGNRRVRCVGELAENQFRAGLSRVERAVKERLGQAETENLMPHDLINSKPISSAIREFFGSSQLSQFMDQTNPLSEITHKRRVSALGPGGLTRERAGFEVRDVHPTHYGRVCPIETPEGPNIGLINSLALYARLNEYGFLETPYRKVVDSKLTDEVDYLSAIEEGKYVVAQANATVDADGNLTDELVSAREGSERETRMVTPDRVQYIDVAPSQIVSAAASLVPFLEHDDANRALMGANMQRQAVPCLRPDKPLVGTGIERTVAVDSGTAVQAMRGGVVDYVDAMRIVIRVNDDEAVAGEVGVDIYNLIKYTRSNQNTNINQRPMVKVGDHVARGDVIADGASTDLGELALGQNMLVAFMPWNGYNFEDSILISERVVAEDRYTSIHIEELSVVARDTKLGPEEITRDISNLAEAQLARLDESGITYIGAEVEAGDVLVGKVTPKGETQLTPEEKLLRAIFGEKASDVKDTSLRVPSGMSGIVIDVQVFTREGVTRDKRAQSIIDDELKRYRLDLNDQLRIVEGDAFQRLERLLVDKTVNGGPKKLAKGAKITKEYLADIDKYHWFDIRPADEELAAQLEAVKEAIEQKRHEFDLAFEEKRKKLTQGDELPPGVIKMVKVYLAVKRRLQPGDKMAGRHGNKGVVSKIVPIEDMPYMADGTPADIVLNPLGVPSRMNVGQILETHLGWAARGLGQRIGDMLKASAKAQELRTLLSQIYNESGKPEDLDSLSDAEVLELAHNLKKGVPFATPVFDGAHEKEIKRMLDLAYPDEIAAEKGLTASKQQVTLHDGRTGEAFERPVTLGVMHMLKLHHLVDDKMHARSTGPYSLVTQQPLGGKAQFGGQRFGEMEVWALEAYGASYVLQEMLTVKSDDVNGRTKVYENIVKGEHSIDAGMPESFNVLVKEIRSLGIDIDLDRY; translated from the coding sequence ATGGCGTACAGCTTCACCGAAAAGAAGCGCATTCGCAAAAGCTTTGCGAAGCGCGCGACGGTACATCAGGTTCCATTCCTGCTTGCCACCCAGATTGAATCCTACACCCAGTTCTTGCAAGCGGATACGCCACCCGCACGTCGCAAGACCGAAGGCCTGCAGGCCGCTTTCAACGCGATTTTCCCGATCTCCTCGCATAATGGGCTTGCCCGTATGGAGTTCGTCTCGTATCACCTGTCCAACCCGCCCTTTGACGTCAAGGAATGCCAGCAGCGTGGCCTGACGTTCCACTCGGCGCTGCGCGCCAAGGTTCGCCTGATCATCAACGATCGCGAGAACCCGGGCAAGGTCAAGGAAGTGAAGGAGCAGGAAGTCTACATGGGCGAGATTCCGCTCATGACTTCCACGGGCTCGTTCGTCATCAACGGCACCGAGCGTGTCATCGTCTCGCAGCTGCACCGCTCGCCGGGCGTGTTCTTCGAGCACGACAAGGGCAAGACCCACAGCTCGGGCAAGCTGCTGTTCTCGGCACGCATCATCCCCTACCGCGGTTCGTGGCTGGACTTCGAATTCGACCCGAAGGACATCCTGTACTTCCGCGTCGACCGCCGCCGCAAGATGCCGGTGACGATCCTGCTGAAGTCGATCGGCCTGACCCCGGAACAGATCCTGGCGCACTTCTTCGTGTTCGACAACTTCACGCTGCAGTCGGAAGGCGCGCAGCTGGAGTTCGTGCCCGAGCGCCTGCGCGGTGAAGTCGCGCGCTTCGACATCGCCGACAAGAACGGCCGCGTGGTGGTCGAGAAGGACAAGCGGATCAACGCCAAGCACATCCGCGACCTGGACTCGGCCGGCACCAAGCTGATCAGCGTGCCGGAAGACTACCTGCTGGGCCGCGTGCTGGCCAAGAACATCATCGACCCGGATACCGGCGAGGTGATCGCCAACGCCAACGACGAGCTGACCGAAGCGCTGCTGGAAAACCTGCGCGAAGCTGGCGTCAAGCAGATCCAGACCCTGTACACCAACGACCTGGACCAGGGCCCGTACATGTCGCAGACCCTGCGCGTGGACGAGACCGTCGACCAGACCGCCGCGCGTATCGCGATCTACCGCATGATGCGCCCGGGCGAGCCGCCGACCGAGGAAGCCGTGGAAGCGCTGTTCCAGCGCCTGTTCTACAGCGAAGAGTCGTACGACCTGTCGCGCGTTGGCCGCATGAAGGTGAACAGCCGCCTGGGCCGCCCCAGCGGCGAAGGCGCCATGGTGCTGCAGGACGAGGACATTCTCGAGACCATCAAGATCCTGGTCAACCTGCGCAACGGCAAGGGCGAGGTCGATGACATCGATCACCTGGGCAACCGTCGCGTGCGTTGCGTCGGCGAACTGGCCGAAAACCAGTTCCGCGCCGGCCTGTCGCGCGTGGAGCGTGCCGTCAAGGAACGTCTGGGCCAGGCCGAGACCGAGAACCTGATGCCGCACGACCTGATCAACTCGAAGCCGATCTCGTCGGCGATCCGCGAGTTCTTCGGTTCGTCGCAGCTGTCGCAGTTCATGGACCAGACCAACCCGCTGTCGGAGATCACGCACAAGCGCCGCGTTTCCGCACTGGGCCCGGGCGGCCTGACCCGCGAGCGCGCCGGCTTTGAAGTCCGCGACGTGCACCCGACCCACTACGGCCGCGTGTGCCCGATCGAAACGCCGGAAGGTCCGAACATTGGCCTGATCAACTCGCTGGCACTGTATGCCCGCCTGAACGAATACGGCTTCCTGGAAACGCCGTACCGCAAGGTGGTCGACAGCAAGCTGACCGACGAGGTCGACTACCTGTCGGCGATCGAAGAAGGCAAGTACGTGGTGGCGCAGGCCAACGCGACCGTCGATGCCGACGGCAACCTGACCGACGAACTGGTGTCGGCGCGCGAAGGCTCCGAGCGTGAAACCCGCATGGTGACGCCGGACCGCGTACAGTACATCGACGTGGCGCCGTCGCAGATCGTGTCGGCCGCTGCCTCGCTGGTGCCGTTCCTGGAACACGATGACGCGAACCGTGCACTGATGGGCGCGAACATGCAGCGTCAGGCCGTGCCTTGCCTGCGTCCGGACAAGCCGCTGGTCGGCACCGGCATCGAGCGCACCGTTGCGGTCGACTCGGGTACGGCCGTGCAGGCGATGCGTGGCGGCGTGGTCGACTACGTCGACGCGATGCGTATCGTGATCCGCGTGAACGACGACGAAGCCGTCGCCGGTGAAGTCGGCGTGGACATCTACAACCTGATCAAGTACACGCGCTCGAACCAGAACACCAACATCAACCAGCGTCCGATGGTCAAGGTGGGCGACCACGTGGCCCGCGGCGACGTCATCGCCGACGGCGCCTCGACCGACCTGGGCGAGCTGGCGCTGGGCCAGAACATGCTGGTGGCGTTCATGCCGTGGAACGGCTACAACTTCGAGGATTCGATCCTGATCTCGGAGCGTGTGGTGGCCGAAGACCGCTATACCTCGATCCACATCGAGGAACTGTCGGTCGTCGCCCGCGACACCAAGCTGGGACCGGAAGAAATCACGCGCGATATCTCGAACCTGGCCGAAGCCCAGCTGGCTCGCCTGGACGAGTCGGGCATCACCTACATCGGTGCCGAGGTTGAAGCCGGCGACGTGCTGGTGGGCAAGGTCACGCCGAAGGGCGAGACCCAGCTGACGCCGGAAGAGAAGCTGCTGCGCGCGATCTTCGGCGAGAAGGCGTCGGACGTGAAGGACACCTCGCTGCGCGTGCCGTCGGGCATGAGCGGCATCGTGATCGACGTCCAGGTCTTCACCCGCGAAGGCGTGACGCGCGACAAGCGTGCCCAGTCGATCATCGACGACGAACTGAAGCGCTACCGCCTGGACCTGAACGACCAGCTGCGTATCGTGGAAGGCGACGCGTTCCAGCGTCTGGAGCGTCTGCTGGTCGACAAGACCGTCAACGGCGGTCCGAAGAAGCTGGCCAAGGGTGCCAAGATCACCAAGGAGTACCTGGCGGACATCGACAAGTACCACTGGTTCGACATCCGTCCGGCCGACGAGGAACTGGCCGCCCAGCTGGAAGCCGTCAAGGAAGCCATCGAGCAGAAGCGCCACGAATTCGACCTGGCCTTCGAAGAGAAGCGCAAGAAGCTGACGCAGGGCGACGAACTGCCGCCGGGCGTGATCAAGATGGTCAAGGTCTACCTGGCCGTGAAGCGCCGCCTGCAGCCTGGCGACAAGATGGCCGGCCGTCACGGTAACAAGGGTGTGGTGTCGAAGATCGTGCCGATCGAAGACATGCCGTACATGGCGGACGGTACCCCGGCCGACATCGTGCTGAACCCGCTGGGCGTGCCGTCGCGGATGAACGTGGGCCAGATCCTGGAAACCCACCTGGGCTGGGCCGCGCGCGGCCTGGGCCAGCGCATCGGCGACATGCTCAAGGCTTCGGCCAAGGCGCAGGAACTGCGCACGCTGCTCTCGCAGATCTACAACGAGAGCGGCAAGCCGGAAGACCTGGACAGCCTGAGCGATGCCGAAGTGCTGGAGCTGGCGCACAACCTGAAGAAGGGTGTGCCGTTCGCGACCCCGGTGTTCGATGGTGCGCACGAGAAGGAAATCAAGCGCATGCTCGACCTGGCCTACCCGGACGAGATTGCCGCCGAGAAGGGCCTGACGGCTTCCAAGCAGCAGGTCACGCTGCACGACGGACGCACCGGCGAAGCGTTCGAGCGTCCGGTCACGCTGGGTGTGATGCACATGCTGAAGCTGCACCACCTGGTCGACGACAAGATGCACGCGCGTTCCACCGGCCCGTACTCGCTGGTGACGCAGCAGCCGCTGGGCGGCAAGGCCCAGTTCGGTGGCCAGCGTTTCGGTGAGATGGAAGTGTGGGCACTGGAAGCCTACGGCGCGTCGTACGTGCTGCAGGAAATGCTGACGGTCAAGTCCGATGACGTGAACGGCCGTACCAAGGTGTACGAGAACATCGTCAAGGGCGAGCACTCGATCGACGCCGGCATGCCGGAATCGTTCAACGTGCTGGTGAAGGAAATCCGCTCGCTGGGTATCGACATCGACCTCGATCGCTACTGA
- the nusG gene encoding transcription termination/antitermination protein NusG: MTDNAQQETAAPESPSSKKRWYVVHAYSGMEKSVQRALQERIERAEMQDKFGRILVPSEEVVEIKGGHKSVTERRFFPGYVLVEMEMTDETWHLVKNTSKVTGFVGGARNRPSPISQREVDKIMTQMQEGVEKPRPKTLFEVGEMVRVKDGPFTDFNGNVEEVNYEKSRLRVSVTIFGRATPVELEFGQVEKV, encoded by the coding sequence ATGACGGATAACGCCCAGCAGGAAACCGCCGCGCCGGAATCGCCTTCGTCGAAGAAGCGCTGGTATGTGGTGCATGCCTACTCCGGCATGGAGAAGAGCGTGCAACGCGCGCTGCAGGAGCGCATCGAGCGCGCCGAGATGCAGGACAAGTTTGGCCGCATCCTGGTGCCGTCCGAAGAAGTGGTGGAAATCAAGGGGGGCCACAAGTCGGTCACCGAGCGTCGTTTCTTCCCCGGCTACGTGCTGGTGGAAATGGAAATGACCGACGAGACCTGGCACCTGGTGAAGAACACCAGCAAGGTTACCGGTTTCGTGGGCGGCGCCCGCAATCGCCCGAGCCCGATTTCGCAGCGCGAAGTCGACAAGATCATGACCCAGATGCAGGAAGGGGTCGAGAAGCCGCGTCCCAAGACGCTGTTCGAAGTGGGCGAAATGGTGCGCGTCAAGGACGGCCCGTTCACCGATTTCAACGGCAACGTCGAAGAAGTGAATTACGAGAAATCGCGCCTGCGCGTCTCGGTCACCATCTTCGGACGTGCAACGCCGGTCGAGCTCGAGTTCGGCCAGGTCGAAAAGGTTTAA
- the rplJ gene encoding 50S ribosomal protein L10, with protein MPLNIEDKKAVVAEVSAQVAKAQTIVVAEYRGIAVGDLTKLRAAARQQGVYLRVLKNTLARRAVEGTPFAGLAEQMTGPLIYGISEDAVASAKVLNDFAKTNDKLVLRAGSYDGKVLDAAAVKALASIPSRDELIAQLLGVMQAPVSGFARLLAALAAKKAEGAPAEAEAAGA; from the coding sequence GTGCCACTCAATATTGAAGATAAGAAGGCCGTCGTTGCTGAGGTCTCGGCGCAAGTCGCCAAGGCCCAGACCATCGTCGTCGCCGAATATCGCGGCATTGCGGTTGGCGATCTGACCAAGCTGCGTGCTGCCGCTCGCCAGCAAGGCGTGTACCTGCGCGTTCTGAAGAACACGCTGGCCCGCCGTGCCGTCGAAGGTACGCCGTTTGCAGGCCTCGCAGAGCAGATGACCGGTCCGCTGATCTACGGTATTTCCGAAGATGCAGTGGCCTCGGCCAAGGTTCTGAACGACTTCGCCAAGACCAACGACAAGCTGGTCCTGCGCGCCGGGTCGTATGACGGCAAGGTTCTCGACGCTGCCGCCGTGAAGGCGCTGGCCTCGATCCCGAGCCGCGACGAACTGATTGCTCAGCTGCTGGGCGTGATGCAGGCACCGGTGTCGGGCTTCGCCCGTCTGCTGGCTGCTCTGGCCGCCAAGAAGGCAGAAGGCGCTCCCGCGGAAGCGGAAGCTGCCGGCGCCTAA